The genomic region TCCGCCGCTGCGGTCGTAAGGGGCACCGCCAGTTCAATTATTGAGGCGAAGCCACTTACGACTTATTGACTTACGACTTACGACTTACGACTTAACTTATGCAAATCATCGCTTTCCCCTCCCGCGCCGAGTGGCCCGCGTTGCTGGCCCGGCCGGTGCAGGCTACCGATACCATTGAAAAAGCCGTAGCTCCCATTCTGGCGCAGGTTCGCGCGGAAGGCGATGCGGCCCTGTATGAACTGGCTATGCGTTTCGACAAAATCGACCTGCGCGAGTCGGGGCTGGCCCTGAGCGCCGCCGAACTGGACGCCGCCGAAAGCCAGTTGTCGGACGAACTGAAAGCCGCCATTCAGCAAGCCTACGCCAACATCCGGACCTTCCACGAAGCGCAGAAACAGCCGGTCCAGAAAATCCAGACGATGCCGGGCGTCACCTGCTGGCGCCGGAGCGTGGGCATCGAGAAAGTGGGCTTGTACATTCCGGGCGGCACGGCTCCGCTGTTCAGCACGGTGCTGATGCTCGGCATTCCGGCCCGGCTGGCGGGCTGCCGGGAAGTGATTCTCTGCACGCCGAGCAACCACCCAGCCATTTTGTACGCCGCCAAACTCGTGGGCGTCACCAAAGTGTTTCGCCTCGGCGGAGCGCAGGCGATTGCGGCCATGGCCTACGGGACCGAAACGGTGCCCCAGGTTTACAAGATTTTCGGACCGGGCAACCAGTACGTGACCGCCGCCAAAATGCTGGTGGCGAAGGAAGGCGTGGCGATCGACATGCCCGCCGGACCGTCGGAGGTGGCCGTGTATGCCGACGATTCGGCCATTCCGGTCTTCGTGGCGGCCGACCTGCTTTCTCAGGCCGAACACGGCGTGGACAGTCAGGTGCTGCTGGTGTCTACCAGCCGGAAACTGGTTCAGACGGTCAACCTGACCCTGACGACCCAGCTGGAGCACCTGCCCCGCCGCGACATGGCCGCCAAAGCCATCGAAAACAGCAAGGCCATTCTGGTCGAGACTGAAGACGAAGCCATCGATCTGCTGAACGCCTATGCTGCCGAGCACCTCATCCTGAGCGTCGAAGAGGCGGAAGTCGTCGCCGAGCGCATCACCAACGCTGGGTCTATTTTCCTGGGAAACTACACGCCCGAATCAGCCGGCGATTATGCCTCCGGAACCAACCACACGCTGCCGACCAATGGCTTTGCCCGGGCCTACAGCGGGGTTTCGCTGGACAGCTTTGTGAAGAAAATCACGGTGCAGCACATTTCGGAGGAAGGCATCCGGACGCTGGGACCCACCATCGAGGCGATGGCGGAGGCCGAGTCGCTGCACGGCCACAAAAAAGCCGTTTCGTTACGACTATCCTCTCTTCACTAGGAAAAAAGAAATGCCATATCGCGCAGATATGGCATTTCTTTTTTCCTAGTGAAGAGAGGTAGCTAACCTAAATTTCCCTACCCGCCGCGACTTACCTCCTCG from Tellurirhabdus rosea harbors:
- the hisD gene encoding histidinol dehydrogenase, translated to MQIIAFPSRAEWPALLARPVQATDTIEKAVAPILAQVRAEGDAALYELAMRFDKIDLRESGLALSAAELDAAESQLSDELKAAIQQAYANIRTFHEAQKQPVQKIQTMPGVTCWRRSVGIEKVGLYIPGGTAPLFSTVLMLGIPARLAGCREVILCTPSNHPAILYAAKLVGVTKVFRLGGAQAIAAMAYGTETVPQVYKIFGPGNQYVTAAKMLVAKEGVAIDMPAGPSEVAVYADDSAIPVFVAADLLSQAEHGVDSQVLLVSTSRKLVQTVNLTLTTQLEHLPRRDMAAKAIENSKAILVETEDEAIDLLNAYAAEHLILSVEEAEVVAERITNAGSIFLGNYTPESAGDYASGTNHTLPTNGFARAYSGVSLDSFVKKITVQHISEEGIRTLGPTIEAMAEAESLHGHKKAVSLRLSSLH